A stretch of DNA from Cellulomonas fengjieae:
TCGGCCTGATCACGGCGCTGCTGTTCCAGAGGTACTACCGGATCAAGCTCCCGCCGTACCTCGCCTTCTTCGGCGGGCGGCGCTTCGTGCCCATCGTCACGGCGGGGGTCTCGGTGCTGATCGCCGTGGTCGGCGCGCTGATCTACCCCGTGTTCGACACCGCGTTCACCGCGGTCGGCGACTGGGTCACCGGCTCGACGATCCTCGGCGCGTTCGTCTACGGCACGCTCAACCGGCTGCTCGTCCCGCTGGGGCTGCACCACATCCTCAACTCGCTGCCGTGGTTCCAGTTCGGCTCCTACACGGACGCCGGTGGCGAGGTCTGGAACGGCGACATCGCTCGGTTCCTGCACGGCGACCCCACCGCGGGCGCGTTCATGACCGGGTTCTTCCCGATCATGATGTTCGCGCTGCCGGCCGCCGCGCTGGCGATCGTGCACACCTCCAAGCCGAAGAACCGCAAGGTCATCGCCGGGATCATGGGCTCGGCCGCGCTGGTCTCCTTCGTCACGGGTGTCACCGAGCCGCTCGAGTTCGCGTTCGTCTACGTGGCCTACCCGCTGTACGTCATCCACGCGCTGCTCACCGGCACGTCGATGGCGCTGGTCAACGCGCTCGGCATCAAGGACGGGTTCGGGTTCTCCGCCGGCGCGATCGACTACCTGCTCAACTTCCGGATCGCCACCATGCCGCTGCTGCTGATCGCCATCGGCCTCGGGTACGCCGTCGTCTACTACTTCCTGTTCCGGTTCGTCATCACGCGCTGGAACCTGAAGACGCCCGGCCGCGAGGACGACGACGACGTCCGCACGAGCGTGCTGGAGGACCAGCCGCCGGCCGACGACGACGAGGCGACCCGGTCCACCGGGACCCGGGCGACGACCGTGTCCGGCGATCCGGTCACGGCCGGCCCGGCCACCTCCGACCAGGCCACGCCCGGTCCGGCCCCGTCACGATGACCCCCGCGGTCGCCGCCGGTCCGCTGACCCTGAGGGGGTTCGGGGTCAGCCCGGGGCGCCGGGTGGGCGCCGTGGCGCGGATGCCCGACGCCCCGCCGGCGCCGTCGCCCGAGCCGTCGGCCGCGGGCACGGACCCGGACGCGGCGGCGGCCGCGGTGCAGGGCGCCGCCGCGCGCGTCAGGGACGCCCTGGCGCGCGCGGCGGACGCAGCGAGCGGGGAGGCGGCCGACATCCTGGCCGTCACCGCGGCGATGGCGGCGGACCCGTCGCTCGTCGACGAGGCGCGGCGCCGCATCGTCGAGACCCGGTCGTCGCCCGCCCGAGCGGTCTGGGACGCGGCCGAGCTGGTCGCCGAGCAGCTGCGGGCGCTGGGCGGGATGTTCGCGGACCGGGCCCGGGACGTCCAGGACGTGCGGGACCGCATCATCGCCGAGCTGCTGGGTACGCGGCCCCCGGGCATCCCCGACCCGGGGGAGCCGTTCGTGCTGGTGGCGCGGGACCTCGCCCCCGCGGACACCGCGCGGCTGGACCCGTCGCACGTCCTGGCGATCGTCACCGAGGGCGGCGGGCCGACGGCCCACACGGCGATCCTGGCGCGGTCGCTCGGCATCCCGTGCGTCGTCGCGGTGGCCGGTGCGCTCGACCTCGCCGACGGGGAGACCGTGCTCGTCGACGGGTCGTCCGGCGAGGTGGTCCGGCACCCGTCGGCGGACGCCGTCGCGAGCGTCGCCCACGCCGTGTCCCGCCCGACGCGGCTGGCGGGACCCGGTCGCACCGCCGACGGGCACGCCGTCGCGCTCCTGGCGAACGTGGGTGATCCCGCGGGTGCCGTGGCGGCCGCCGAGGCCGGCGCCGAGGGCATCGGCCTGTTCCGGACCGAGTTCGGCTACCTCGGCCGGACGGCGCCGCCGGGCGTCGATGAGCAGGTCGACGCGTACGCGCAGGTCTTCGCCGCGTTCCCGGTCGGCAGGGTGGTGATCCGCACGCTCGACGCCGGTGCCGACAAGCCGCTGCCCTTCGTGACGGCAGCGGGCGAGCCGAACCCCGCGCTCGGCGTGCGCGGGCTGCGCACCTCCTGGGTGCACCCGGGCATCCTCGACGACCAGCTCGCCGCGATCGCGCAGGCCGCAGCGTCGTCGTCGGCGCAGGTCTGGGTCATGGCGCCGATGGTGGCGACGGCCGAGGAGGCCGACGCCTTCGTCGACCGCTGCGCCGCCCACGGCCTCGCCCAGGCCGGCGTCATGGTGGAGATCCCGGCGGCCGCGCTGCGCGCCGGCGACCTGCTCGACCGCGCGCGGTTCGCGAGCCTCGGCACCAACGACCTCGTGCAGTACGCCATGGCCGCGGACCGGGAGCTGGCCTCGCTCGCGCCGCTGTCGACGCCGTGGCAGCCCGCGGTGCTGTCCCTGGTCGAGCTGGCCTGTGCCGGCGGGCGTCGTCGGGACCGGCCGGTCGGCGTGTGCGGGGAGGCCGCGGCCGACCCGGCGCTGGCGCCGGTCCTGGTGGGGCTCGGCGTCTCGTCGCTGTCGATGACGGCGCGGGCGCTGCCCGACGTCGGCGCGGTGCTCGCCTCCGTCACGCTCGACGCGTGCCGGTCGCTGGCCGCGGTCGCGCTCGCCTCGAGGACGGCGGACGAGGCGCGGGCGGCGGTGCGCGCCGGGCTCCCGGTACTGGCCGAGCTCGGGCTCTAGGTGCCCGGCGGGCGCGAGGTCTCCTGCAGGCGCTAGGTCGTCTGCCGCAGGAACTGCTCGAGCGCGTCGATCGAGGTCAGCGCGTCGGCGTCGTCCTCGGGCGTGGCCAGCACGACCTCGTCGCCGTGCCCGACCCCGAGCGTCATGATCGCGAGGATCGAGGCGGTGGCGACCGGAGTCCCGCCGTTCTTCGCGATCGTCACCTTGGCGGGCAGCGAGCCGGCCGCCGCGACGAACTGCGCGGCCGGGCGGGCGTGCAGCCCTTCGGCGAGTGCGACGATGACGGAACGCTGCATGGCCTGCCTCCAGGACGGGTCGACGATGACGCTGGCGACTCTACTGGTCTAGACCACGCGGGCGCGAATGCGTGTGGGAGACTCGTGCCGCTGCGGGCCCGGCCCGCTGCGGGAGGGCTGTCTGAGTGGCCGAAAGAGACGGTCTTGAAAACCGTTGGAGCGGGACAACCCCGTTCTCGTGGGTTCGAATCCCACGCCCTCCGCAAAGCAATATCGCCGCAGGTCAGAGGGCAAACCGTGGGTCAGCCACAACGGGTGGGTAGTCGCGGTTCAATCTTGGCCCGCGGCACGTTCAAGCCCTAGTTCTGCCTGTGTGAACTAACAGGGGACTAACACGGGGACTAACGGAGCGGCCAACCACGGACAGATCAATCCCAGGATGCGGCCGCTGGGCAGGCCGCAGTACGGATGAAGTTGCAGGTCAAGGGCTCCTCGGTATGCCTGCACGCTCCGTGTGTGGGTGCTCGGTCGTAGCGTGCCGACTCGCCAAGCCGAACAGTCTCGACACACCCGGCTCAGATAGCTGAATCCTGAGCTAAGCTGCTAGCTTAGACACACCAGAAGTTCGACACCGGAGACGCCATGACTGCCCTTGCACCTACCCCGGCGTTCCGGTTCGTTGACCTCTTCGCTGGAATCGGTGGCTTTCACGCGGCGCTGGCGGCGTACGGCGGCGAGTGCCGGTACGCCGTCGAGATCGACAGGGCCGCGGCTGCTGTCTATGACCGGAACTGGGGCCACAACCCGCTTGGCGACATCACGAAGGACGCTGACGAAGGCGTCATGAAGGTGCCTGCTCACGATGTGCTGGCAGCTGGGCTGCCGTGCCAACCGTTCTCGAAGAGCGGTGCGCAACGAGGGATGGAAGAGACCAGGGGGACGCTCTGGTTCAACACGTTGCGCATCATCGAAGAGCACCATCCGAGCGTCGTCCTTATCGAGAACGTTCGGAACCTCGCGGGACCGCGCCACGACCATGAGTGGAAGATCATCGTGAAGGCGCTCCGGCAGGAGGGCTACCGGGTCGCAGATAAGCCGGCGATCTTCAGCCCGCACCTTCTCCCGCCCGAGCTGGGTGGAAGACCACAGGTCAGGGAGCGGGTCTTCGTGACGGCGACCTACAACCCGAAGGGGATCGGCGACGACCGACCCGCACCCGTAGCGACTATGGCGGACCGGTTCAACGGGTGGGGGCCAGACGCCTGGGACCTTGAGACGCACCTGCCGCTCGACCCGGACCACCACGTCTCTGGCTGCGACCTCTCGACGTCGGAGCGGCTCTGGATTGACGCGTGGGACGACTTCGTCCAGCTCATGTGGGAGCGGGTCGAAGGCGGTCGGCTGCCGGGCTTCCCCATCTGGGCGGACCACTGGGTCACGGAGACCGACCTCGAGATTCCATTGGGTACGCCGTCCTGGCGCCGGATCTTCCTGATCAAGAACTCGCAGTTCTATTCCGAGAATCAGGAAGTGCTCGACGCGTGGGCCGGGAAGTGGGGTGTGTTCACCGAGGCGTTCCCGCCGTCGCGGCGGAAGCTCGAATGGCAGGCTCAGGACACTCCGACCTTGTGGGAGACCGTGATGCACCTGCGGCCGTCGGGGCTTCGTGCAAAGCGTCCGACGTACGTGCCAGCATTGGTCGCCATCACCCAGACGTCGATCGTAGGACCCCGGGAGCGTCGTCTGTCTCCTAGGGAAGCGGCACGGCTGCAGGGACTCCCGGAGGGTTTCGACTTCGGAGCCCAGTCCAACGGTGCGACGTACAAGCAGCTCGGGAACGGGGTGAACACGGGGGTGGTGTGGCACATCCTCCGCGAGCACGTGAACCGCGACCGCGACATCCTGAAGACGACCGCCAAGGGGAAGCGCATCCTCGCGGCGGTCGACGCAGCACCGGCCGCTCCGGACAAGGTTCTCGCTGAGATGTTCCCGGTGAAGGGCTAGAGGCCGGAGGCGCGCGACGCGGGCGAGGACCGGCGGTCGAACTTGCCGCGCTGCGACAGATAGAAGTCGGGGGGCGCGGTGGTTCCAACGTCCTGCGCAAGCACGTCATCCTCGGCCACGACGTCCTTAAGCGCGCCACACTCGACCTGGTCGCCGCGGTGCTCAGCGAGGACTGCACGGCCCGGATGACGTACAGCCGGGGTTGCTGGCTACGACTGACGCGAGATTGCTGAGCCCGTCAGAGTTGCGCCCAGTCGCGCTGCTGCCACAACGCGTCGGGACGCGGACGCTGCCCCGGAAGTTCCGGTATACGAATCACCGTTCCGCGCAGCGCGACGTATCCCGGGTCGGTCACGTGGTCAGCCACAAGAACGGTCAGGTCTTCTTCGTGGACCGCGAGGAGTCCGACGTCCCACATTCGATGAAGGTCCGCACGGAGGAGTATTCCGTTACTCGGGAGGTTCGTGTTCGGCCCCTTGTAGGGGCGGATGTGCGCGGCCTCGAGCACCTGCACCAGCGAAGTCCCAGTAATCGCGCATCGCCGTCCGTACGCCGTCAGGAGATGGCGACGGAAAAGGGTCTGACCCTCGCGGACGACGGTATTGCGCATGGACCACTTGCGCTCATCAGACAGGTCGAGCGCGTCGATCGCATCGTCTTCACCGTCTGGTCCGCCAGCTTCCACTCCCAGGACCATCGCGATACGCGCAGCGGGCGCGCTGTTGAGCGGGGCCACGGCATGTCCACCGACGAGGATGCCTTCAAGGATGACGCGAAGCACCCGGTTTGTGATCGTGCCGCGCTGCGAGTGGAAGTCGGCGCCTTCCAGGTCGGTAAGTGACTCAACGAGCAGGTCGATGTTCGCCTCGATGCTGCCAGTTGCCTGGGCGCCCAAGCCGAGCGCGTCGGCGATGGCAACGAGGAACGTGCCCTCGACATTCGACCCCTTCCCGCAGTCGTGGTGCGCGATCCCGAGCGCGTCAGAGATTGCACCCATGAGCGGGCGTTCCGGCTCGCGGATGCCTTCCCCGCGTCGAGCGCGTGGCGACATGCCTAGCCCCCTCGCGTCAGTCGCTGCACTGCGGCGTCGAACTGCTCGGCTGTCAGTGACCCCGCATCACGCAACGCGACGAGCGTTTGAAGTTCAGAAGCGAGATTTCCCTGGACAGGCTTGGACGCGACGAACATTCGAGCGAGCGTGGGGTACTGCTGCGAGTTCAGGAGGGACTCGATGAAGGCGAGCCAAGGATCCTCGGACCCTGTGCCTGGGTTGACGGGCATATCGCAGATGGCGACACACTCTGGATGAGCGACGGCGTGCGCGCGGATCGCTGCGAAGCCGAGCATCGTCGCGTCGCCGCTGTCGTACGTCTGCGCAGCCAGCTCGGTGTGGACCTTTGGATCTGCGAAGACGATTCCCGGAAGGTGTGGTGAGAGGAAGACCGTCGACTCGGTGAACCCGCCACCTGACCCGCCGAGCCCGTTGGTGATCCGGTACGCCATTGCCTTCGGTGCCGTCTGGTTCTTCACGGACCAAAGGCCGCGCGCGTCCTCGCGAAGTGCGCGCAGGTCGAAGCCGTTGGCGTTGTGTCCGCCGGGGAC
This window harbors:
- a CDS encoding HNH endonuclease — its product is MGAISDALGIAHHDCGKGSNVEGTFLVAIADALGLGAQATGSIEANIDLLVESLTDLEGADFHSQRGTITNRVLRVILEGILVGGHAVAPLNSAPAARIAMVLGVEAGGPDGEDDAIDALDLSDERKWSMRNTVVREGQTLFRRHLLTAYGRRCAITGTSLVQVLEAAHIRPYKGPNTNLPSNGILLRADLHRMWDVGLLAVHEEDLTVLVADHVTDPGYVALRGTVIRIPELPGQRPRPDALWQQRDWAQL
- a CDS encoding DNA cytosine methyltransferase, producing the protein MTALAPTPAFRFVDLFAGIGGFHAALAAYGGECRYAVEIDRAAAAVYDRNWGHNPLGDITKDADEGVMKVPAHDVLAAGLPCQPFSKSGAQRGMEETRGTLWFNTLRIIEEHHPSVVLIENVRNLAGPRHDHEWKIIVKALRQEGYRVADKPAIFSPHLLPPELGGRPQVRERVFVTATYNPKGIGDDRPAPVATMADRFNGWGPDAWDLETHLPLDPDHHVSGCDLSTSERLWIDAWDDFVQLMWERVEGGRLPGFPIWADHWVTETDLEIPLGTPSWRRIFLIKNSQFYSENQEVLDAWAGKWGVFTEAFPPSRRKLEWQAQDTPTLWETVMHLRPSGLRAKRPTYVPALVAITQTSIVGPRERRLSPREAARLQGLPEGFDFGAQSNGATYKQLGNGVNTGVVWHILREHVNRDRDILKTTAKGKRILAAVDAAPAAPDKVLAEMFPVKG
- a CDS encoding HPr family phosphocarrier protein yields the protein MQRSVIVALAEGLHARPAAQFVAAAGSLPAKVTIAKNGGTPVATASILAIMTLGVGHGDEVVLATPEDDADALTSIDALEQFLRQTT
- the ptsP gene encoding phosphoenolpyruvate--protein phosphotransferase, which translates into the protein MTPAVAAGPLTLRGFGVSPGRRVGAVARMPDAPPAPSPEPSAAGTDPDAAAAAVQGAAARVRDALARAADAASGEAADILAVTAAMAADPSLVDEARRRIVETRSSPARAVWDAAELVAEQLRALGGMFADRARDVQDVRDRIIAELLGTRPPGIPDPGEPFVLVARDLAPADTARLDPSHVLAIVTEGGGPTAHTAILARSLGIPCVVAVAGALDLADGETVLVDGSSGEVVRHPSADAVASVAHAVSRPTRLAGPGRTADGHAVALLANVGDPAGAVAAAEAGAEGIGLFRTEFGYLGRTAPPGVDEQVDAYAQVFAAFPVGRVVIRTLDAGADKPLPFVTAAGEPNPALGVRGLRTSWVHPGILDDQLAAIAQAAASSSAQVWVMAPMVATAEEADAFVDRCAAHGLAQAGVMVEIPAAALRAGDLLDRARFASLGTNDLVQYAMAADRELASLAPLSTPWQPAVLSLVELACAGGRRRDRPVGVCGEAAADPALAPVLVGLGVSSLSMTARALPDVGAVLASVTLDACRSLAAVALASRTADEARAAVRAGLPVLAELGL
- a CDS encoding PTS transporter subunit EIIC codes for the protein MTTITADATEKRGFPGLAQLQRIGRSLMLPIASLPAAALLLRLGQDDMLGADGLGANAEWLLPVAAVLAAAGNALFANLPLLFAVGVAVGFARKADGSTGLAAVIGYLVFTGVTDALSPYVLGEAAEGEKQELINYGVLGGIVIGLITALLFQRYYRIKLPPYLAFFGGRRFVPIVTAGVSVLIAVVGALIYPVFDTAFTAVGDWVTGSTILGAFVYGTLNRLLVPLGLHHILNSLPWFQFGSYTDAGGEVWNGDIARFLHGDPTAGAFMTGFFPIMMFALPAAALAIVHTSKPKNRKVIAGIMGSAALVSFVTGVTEPLEFAFVYVAYPLYVIHALLTGTSMALVNALGIKDGFGFSAGAIDYLLNFRIATMPLLLIAIGLGYAVVYYFLFRFVITRWNLKTPGREDDDDVRTSVLEDQPPADDDEATRSTGTRATTVSGDPVTAGPATSDQATPGPAPSR